A portion of the Pseudomonas protegens CHA0 genome contains these proteins:
- a CDS encoding SPOR domain-containing protein, protein MAMLDNVYKQRMVGALVLVALAVIFLPMLFSREDEQRHVTVDVPSAPQAAAMPQVQVEPVVVPEPQVLPEGSVPADEHEPVVQQAPSTPIAPAPVVAPAPTVASKPAPVAKPAPTPAPVPPQPVASAKPDTSQSRVDANGLSVSWSVQLASLSSRESAENLQKTLRSQGYNAYIRSAEGKNRVFVGPLIERAEADRLRDLLGRQHNLKGFVVRFQPERG, encoded by the coding sequence ATGGCAATGCTGGATAACGTCTACAAGCAGCGAATGGTCGGAGCACTGGTGTTGGTGGCCTTGGCGGTGATCTTTCTGCCAATGCTGTTCTCGCGCGAGGATGAGCAGCGTCATGTGACGGTGGATGTGCCGTCGGCGCCGCAAGCCGCGGCCATGCCGCAGGTCCAGGTCGAGCCGGTAGTTGTGCCAGAGCCTCAGGTACTGCCCGAGGGCTCTGTGCCAGCCGACGAGCACGAGCCTGTGGTGCAGCAAGCGCCATCGACCCCGATCGCACCGGCCCCGGTGGTGGCTCCTGCTCCGACCGTGGCCAGCAAGCCTGCGCCTGTGGCCAAGCCTGCGCCGACACCGGCTCCGGTTCCGCCGCAGCCCGTGGCCAGTGCCAAGCCCGATACCAGCCAGAGCCGGGTCGATGCCAATGGCCTGTCCGTCAGTTGGTCGGTGCAACTGGCCAGTCTGTCGAGCCGTGAAAGCGCGGAAAACCTGCAGAAAACCCTGCGCAGCCAGGGTTATAACGCCTATATCCGTTCCGCCGAAGGCAAGAACCGGGTATTTGTCGGGCCGCTGATCGAGCGCGCCGAAGCTGATCGCCTGCGTGACCTGCTGGGGCGTCAGCATAATCTCAAGGGTTTCGTGGTGCGCTTCCAGCCAGAGCGTGGCTAA
- the accD gene encoding acetyl-CoA carboxylase, carboxyltransferase subunit beta, translated as MSNWLVDKLIPSIMRSEVKKSSVPEGLWHKCPSCEAVLYRPELEKTLDVCPKCNHHMRIGARARIDIFLDVEGRAELGADLEPVDRLKFRDGKKYKDRLTAAQKQTGEKDALISMSGTLLGMPVVVSAFEFSFMGGSMGAIVGERFVRAANYALENRCPMICFSASGGARMQEALISLMQMAKTSAVLARLREEGIPFISVLTDPVYGGVSASLAMLGDVIVAEPKALVGFAGPRVIEQTVREKLPEGFQRSEFLLEHGAIDMIISRQELRPRLGNLLAQLMGLPTPEFVAAPVEPIVVPPAPANL; from the coding sequence ATGAGCAACTGGTTAGTAGACAAACTGATCCCTTCGATCATGCGTTCCGAGGTGAAGAAAAGCTCGGTGCCTGAAGGTCTTTGGCACAAGTGCCCATCCTGCGAGGCGGTGCTCTATCGTCCGGAGCTGGAAAAGACCCTGGATGTTTGCCCCAAGTGCAACCACCACATGCGCATCGGTGCGCGTGCCCGTATCGATATCTTCCTCGACGTCGAAGGCCGTGCCGAACTGGGCGCTGACCTGGAGCCAGTGGACCGTCTGAAGTTCCGCGACGGCAAGAAGTACAAGGACCGCCTGACCGCTGCGCAGAAGCAGACCGGCGAGAAAGATGCGCTGATCTCCATGAGTGGCACCCTGCTGGGCATGCCGGTGGTGGTCTCGGCTTTCGAATTTTCCTTCATGGGGGGCTCCATGGGCGCCATCGTCGGCGAGCGTTTCGTGCGCGCCGCCAACTACGCCCTGGAAAATCGCTGCCCGATGATCTGCTTCTCCGCCTCCGGTGGTGCGCGGATGCAGGAAGCCCTGATCTCTCTGATGCAGATGGCCAAGACCTCCGCGGTACTGGCGCGCCTGCGTGAAGAAGGCATCCCGTTCATCTCCGTGTTGACCGACCCGGTCTACGGCGGCGTTTCCGCCAGCCTGGCGATGCTGGGCGACGTGATTGTCGCCGAGCCAAAAGCCCTGGTGGGCTTCGCCGGTCCTCGAGTGATCGAGCAGACCGTGCGGGAAAAACTGCCTGAAGGTTTCCAGCGCAGTGAGTTCCTGCTGGAGCATGGTGCGATCGACATGATCATCTCCCGTCAGGAACTGCGTCCGCGCTTGGGCAACCTGCTGGCCCAGCTGATGGGCCTGCCGACGCCGGAATTCGTCGCGGCGCCGGTCGAGCCGATCGTGGTGCCGCCGGCTCCAGCAAACCTATGA
- a CDS encoding M24 family metallopeptidase, protein MNATSKEAVGLAYSLEGMLHAKRMTWEAIGQIARQVKPGMQESAAREMGLQVLREMGMERIWHPLLIRFGANTLKTFKQRSDGDPLLQENDLFFIDLGVVWDRHEGDCGATFVVGDDAEMHACAAAAKSLFDQVHDHWQSHQVAGPELYRYAQEQARAMGWVLNLDIKGHRVSDFPHAIYRAGDLGDFAACPQVGLWILEIQIAHPTRPFGAFYEDLLA, encoded by the coding sequence ATGAACGCAACCAGCAAAGAAGCCGTAGGCCTGGCCTACAGCCTGGAGGGCATGCTCCATGCCAAGCGCATGACCTGGGAGGCCATCGGGCAGATCGCCCGGCAGGTCAAGCCGGGCATGCAGGAATCCGCCGCCAGGGAAATGGGCCTGCAAGTCCTGCGGGAGATGGGTATGGAGCGAATCTGGCATCCGCTGCTGATCCGCTTTGGCGCCAATACCCTGAAAACCTTCAAGCAACGCTCCGATGGCGATCCGCTACTCCAGGAAAACGATCTGTTCTTCATCGACCTGGGCGTGGTCTGGGATCGCCATGAAGGTGATTGCGGGGCGACGTTCGTAGTCGGCGACGACGCTGAAATGCATGCCTGTGCCGCCGCGGCGAAAAGCCTGTTCGACCAGGTCCACGACCACTGGCAGAGCCACCAGGTAGCTGGCCCTGAACTCTATCGCTACGCACAGGAACAGGCCCGCGCCATGGGCTGGGTACTCAATCTGGATATCAAGGGCCATCGGGTCAGCGACTTTCCCCACGCCATCTACCGCGCTGGGGACCTGGGAGATTTCGCCGCCTGCCCGCAAGTGGGTCTGTGGATCCTGGAAATCCAGATCGCCCACCCAACCCGGCCCTTTGGTGCCTTTTACGAAGACCTGCTGGCCTGA
- the folC gene encoding bifunctional tetrahydrofolate synthase/dihydrofolate synthase has product MTQRTLGEWLAYLEQLHPSAIDMGLARSQQVASQMGLGKPAPRVVTVTGTNGKGSTCAFVASLLRAQGLQVGVYSSPHLLRYNERVQINGVEATDEQLCEAFAAVEAGRGEVTLTYFEMGTLAAFWLFQQAALDAVVLEVGLGGRLDTVNLVDADLALVTSIGVDHIEYLGDSRESVAFEKAGIFRPGAPALCGDLDPPQPLLDKARELGCPFFLRGRDFDLGVTDQHWQWRGLDAQGKPVELQDLPLLDLPMENAALALQAYLLTGLPWQPERISAALRQTRVAGRLDRRQVDWQGKRLNLLLDVGHNPHAAQYLAERLARRPVPGKRLAVFGLLADKDLEGVIGCLKGAVRHWAVAPLDTPRARPVEDLQQALENLGAPVASYSSVAAALEAQCAQATADDEILLFGSFYCVAEALEWLARRSTEEAAHGNAG; this is encoded by the coding sequence ATGACCCAACGTACCCTGGGCGAATGGCTCGCCTACCTCGAGCAGTTGCACCCCTCGGCCATCGACATGGGGCTGGCGCGCTCGCAGCAGGTAGCGTCCCAGATGGGGCTGGGCAAGCCGGCGCCCCGGGTGGTCACTGTAACCGGTACCAATGGCAAGGGCTCTACCTGCGCTTTTGTCGCTTCCCTGCTGCGGGCCCAGGGCCTGCAGGTGGGGGTCTACAGTTCGCCGCACCTGCTGCGCTATAACGAGCGGGTGCAGATCAATGGCGTCGAGGCCACAGACGAGCAGTTGTGCGAAGCCTTTGCTGCGGTAGAGGCGGGGCGCGGCGAAGTCACCCTGACTTACTTCGAGATGGGCACTCTGGCAGCGTTCTGGCTGTTTCAGCAGGCGGCGCTGGATGCCGTGGTCCTGGAGGTGGGGTTGGGTGGCCGCCTGGATACGGTCAATCTGGTGGATGCCGACCTGGCGCTGGTGACCAGTATTGGTGTCGATCACATCGAATACCTGGGCGATTCCCGCGAATCCGTGGCCTTCGAGAAGGCCGGGATCTTTCGTCCTGGCGCTCCGGCGCTATGTGGCGACCTGGATCCGCCGCAACCCTTGCTGGACAAGGCGCGGGAGCTGGGCTGCCCGTTTTTCCTGCGGGGGCGGGACTTTGATCTTGGGGTCACTGACCAGCATTGGCAGTGGCGTGGCCTGGATGCCCAGGGCAAGCCGGTCGAGCTGCAAGACCTGCCATTGCTGGATCTGCCTATGGAAAATGCCGCTCTGGCGTTGCAGGCCTATCTGCTCACCGGTTTGCCATGGCAGCCGGAGCGGATCAGCGCGGCCTTGCGCCAGACCCGGGTTGCCGGGCGTCTGGATCGCCGGCAGGTCGACTGGCAGGGCAAGCGCCTGAACCTGCTGCTGGACGTCGGTCACAACCCCCATGCCGCCCAGTACCTGGCTGAGCGCCTGGCGCGCCGGCCTGTGCCGGGCAAGCGTCTGGCGGTGTTCGGGCTGCTGGCGGACAAGGATCTGGAGGGCGTGATTGGCTGCCTGAAAGGGGCGGTCCGGCACTGGGCGGTAGCGCCTCTGGATACGCCGCGGGCGCGCCCGGTGGAGGATTTGCAGCAGGCTCTGGAGAACCTTGGTGCTCCGGTAGCGTCCTATTCCAGTGTGGCTGCCGCGCTGGAAGCGCAATGCGCGCAAGCCACTGCAGATGACGAAATTCTGCTGTTCGGTTCTTTTTATTGTGTTGCCGAGGCGCTTGAGTGGCTCGCCCGGCGCTCCACGGAGGAAGCTGCACATGGCAATGCTGGATAA
- a CDS encoding CvpA family protein: MPFTWVDWAIVAIIAISALISLSRGFVKEALSLLTWIIAGVVAWMFGGSLSEYLGGYIETPSARVIAGCAIMFVATLLVGAMVNYLIGELIRVTGLSGTDRFLGMAFGAARGALLVVVAIGLLSLGPVQQDSWWQQSRLVPQFLLVADWSKNLILGWSSQWLASGISVPADIPFKEHLLPAKTPQ, encoded by the coding sequence GTGCCATTTACCTGGGTTGACTGGGCGATCGTTGCAATAATCGCCATCTCCGCTTTGATCAGCTTGAGCCGCGGTTTCGTCAAAGAAGCCTTGTCGTTGCTTACCTGGATCATCGCAGGAGTCGTTGCCTGGATGTTTGGTGGCTCACTGTCCGAGTACCTCGGCGGTTATATCGAAACTCCCTCGGCTCGCGTGATCGCGGGCTGCGCAATCATGTTTGTCGCCACCTTGCTGGTGGGGGCAATGGTCAACTATCTCATCGGCGAGTTGATTCGCGTCACCGGCCTCTCCGGGACCGATCGATTCCTCGGCATGGCCTTCGGCGCTGCGCGTGGCGCGCTGCTGGTGGTCGTGGCGATCGGGCTCCTGAGCCTGGGGCCGGTACAGCAGGATTCCTGGTGGCAACAGTCGCGACTGGTGCCACAATTTCTATTGGTTGCAGACTGGTCCAAGAACCTCATATTGGGGTGGAGCAGTCAGTGGCTGGCCAGCGGTATCAGCGTACCCGCTGATATACCGTTCAAGGAGCACCTCTTACCGGCCAAAACGCCTCAGTAA
- a CDS encoding FimV/HubP family polar landmark protein: protein MVQVRKLVLAIAAASALSSGMAQALGLGELTLKSSLNQPLVAEIELLDVKDLTAAEVVPSLAPAEEFAKAGVDRQAFLNDLRFTPILNPGGKSVLRVTSSQPLSEPMVKFLVQVMWPNGRLLRDYSVLLDPSKFSPQAAAAAQSAPVGAPAVSAPVTRANKSGKPEQYTTSARDTLWEIAAKNRNGASIQQTMLAIQALNPDAFIDGNINRLKTGKVLRLPDVVQSTALPQPKAIAEVAAQNAAWRQGRRAGARGQQQVDATRRAGADKAPKQVNTKDNLSLVSAENGKTRGKGAAGDAKALNNKLAVTQESLDATRRDNAELKERMADLQSQLDKLQRLIELKNNQLAKMQAEGAGTAVPSAQPAPAMPAELVAKPEAPAPVVAPAAPASEPAAKPAEDAVPAKSDEDKYSDLLTNPILLGLVGGGAVLALLLLLLLLARRRKAQQEAEKHLRMARALSEESDFTEEMDLPESSFEGLEVPAPSVNLAPAPAPAPAPVVAPAPVAPVERATDVLGQAQNHIDAGRLNQAAAILEEAVKLEPQRSDLRLKLMEVYAHQGDRSAFVAQERQLVANGDNHAQVEQLKSRFPAMVAVAAAAGLATAAVAAELDAEYVKELLQDEPPAPEPAAPVEGLDADFDLSLDDLEAASPAVLTPEPETELEDFPLDDDLSFGSVLEQQLAPEENLDDLGDFDLDLGADLPAAKPSDEDFLLSLDDDLKDLPAGDVPTVTDPALDDLDLSADFDLSLADELDAGADSKDAFTSELDDVNAELDRLSQSLDQPEPAIPSFTAEDAAAAPDEADFDFLSGSDEVATKLDLAQAYIDMGDNDGARDILGEVLSEGNEGQKSEAQEMLGRLA, encoded by the coding sequence ATGGTTCAAGTTCGCAAACTGGTGTTAGCAATAGCGGCCGCCTCGGCGCTGTCCTCCGGTATGGCGCAGGCGCTTGGGCTTGGGGAGCTGACCCTGAAGTCGAGTCTGAACCAGCCTCTGGTAGCAGAAATCGAATTGCTCGATGTCAAGGACCTCACTGCCGCCGAGGTAGTGCCCAGCCTTGCGCCGGCAGAAGAGTTCGCCAAGGCCGGCGTTGATCGCCAGGCCTTTCTCAACGACCTGCGTTTCACTCCGATTCTCAATCCCGGCGGCAAGAGTGTGCTGCGGGTGACCTCGAGCCAGCCGCTGTCGGAGCCGATGGTCAAGTTCCTGGTGCAGGTGATGTGGCCCAACGGCCGCCTGCTGCGCGACTACAGTGTGCTGCTGGACCCTTCGAAATTCTCCCCGCAGGCCGCCGCCGCTGCGCAGAGCGCGCCAGTGGGCGCCCCGGCGGTGAGTGCCCCGGTCACCCGCGCCAACAAGTCCGGCAAGCCGGAGCAGTACACCACCTCGGCCCGTGACACCTTGTGGGAAATCGCCGCCAAGAACCGCAACGGTGCCTCTATCCAGCAGACCATGCTGGCGATCCAGGCGCTGAACCCGGATGCCTTTATCGATGGCAACATCAATCGGCTGAAGACCGGCAAGGTGCTGCGCCTGCCCGATGTGGTACAGAGCACCGCGCTGCCGCAGCCCAAGGCAATTGCTGAAGTGGCGGCGCAGAATGCTGCCTGGCGCCAGGGCCGCCGTGCCGGTGCCCGTGGCCAGCAGCAGGTGGACGCGACTCGTCGCGCCGGTGCCGACAAGGCGCCCAAGCAGGTCAACACCAAGGACAACCTGAGCCTGGTGTCCGCTGAAAACGGCAAGACCCGGGGCAAGGGCGCAGCCGGCGATGCCAAGGCACTGAACAACAAGCTGGCGGTGACTCAGGAAAGCCTCGACGCAACCCGTCGTGACAACGCCGAACTCAAGGAACGCATGGCGGACCTGCAAAGCCAGCTGGACAAGCTGCAGCGCCTGATCGAATTGAAGAACAACCAGTTGGCCAAGATGCAGGCCGAGGGCGCAGGTACTGCGGTACCTAGTGCCCAGCCAGCTCCGGCAATGCCAGCTGAGTTGGTGGCCAAGCCCGAAGCGCCAGCCCCAGTGGTGGCGCCAGCGGCCCCGGCCAGCGAGCCGGCTGCCAAGCCTGCTGAGGATGCCGTTCCCGCCAAGAGCGACGAGGATAAATACTCCGATCTGCTGACCAACCCGATCCTGCTGGGGCTGGTGGGTGGTGGTGCGGTATTGGCCTTGTTGCTGCTGTTGCTGTTGCTGGCTCGTCGCCGCAAGGCTCAGCAGGAAGCGGAGAAGCACTTGCGCATGGCGCGGGCACTGTCGGAGGAGAGCGATTTCACCGAGGAAATGGACCTGCCGGAAAGCAGCTTCGAAGGCCTTGAGGTTCCAGCCCCAAGCGTTAATCTCGCTCCAGCTCCAGCTCCAGCTCCAGCTCCGGTGGTGGCGCCCGCTCCGGTAGCCCCGGTCGAGCGCGCCACCGATGTGCTGGGCCAGGCTCAGAATCACATCGATGCCGGCCGCCTGAACCAGGCCGCGGCGATTCTCGAAGAAGCGGTCAAGTTGGAGCCGCAACGCAGTGATCTGCGTCTGAAGCTGATGGAGGTCTACGCGCATCAGGGTGACCGCAGCGCCTTTGTCGCCCAGGAACGGCAGTTGGTGGCCAATGGCGATAACCACGCTCAGGTCGAGCAACTGAAAAGTCGCTTCCCGGCAATGGTCGCGGTAGCGGCGGCAGCTGGCCTGGCCACTGCGGCCGTGGCAGCCGAACTGGATGCCGAGTACGTCAAGGAGCTGCTGCAGGACGAACCGCCAGCGCCTGAGCCGGCTGCTCCGGTAGAAGGCCTGGATGCGGATTTTGACCTGAGCCTGGATGACCTGGAGGCGGCTTCACCGGCAGTGCTCACCCCTGAACCTGAAACCGAGCTGGAAGACTTCCCGCTGGATGACGACCTGAGCTTTGGCTCGGTGCTCGAGCAGCAGCTTGCTCCCGAGGAAAACCTGGACGACCTGGGTGATTTCGATCTGGACCTGGGGGCTGATCTACCGGCGGCGAAGCCGAGCGATGAAGATTTCCTGCTGAGCCTGGATGACGACCTCAAGGACCTGCCGGCAGGCGACGTGCCTACCGTCACCGACCCGGCCCTGGATGACCTGGACCTGTCGGCGGACTTCGATCTGTCCCTGGCCGATGAGCTGGATGCTGGCGCGGACTCCAAGGACGCCTTCACTTCCGAGCTGGATGATGTAAACGCCGAACTGGATCGTCTGAGCCAGAGCCTTGATCAGCCGGAGCCGGCGATCCCCAGCTTCACTGCCGAGGATGCCGCTGCAGCGCCTGATGAGGCGGACTTCGACTTCCTCTCCGGCAGCGATGAGGTGGCCACCAAGCTCGATCTGGCCCAGGCCTATATCGATATGGGGGATAACGACGGTGCGCGGGACATCCTCGGTGAGGTGCTGAGCGAAGGTAACGAAGGTCAGAAGAGCGAAGCCCAGGAGATGTTGGGGCGACTGGCCTGA
- a CDS encoding phosphoribosylanthranilate isomerase — translation MPAVRSKICGITRIEDALAAVAAGADAIGLVFYAKSPRAVNVQQARAIIAALPPFVTSVGLFVNASRCELGEILDAVPLDLLQFHGDESAADCEGYHRPYIKALRVKAGDDIAAACLAYPRASGILLDTYVEGVPGGTGEAFDWSLVPQGLSKPIILAGGLTPDNVAAAIARVRPYAVDVSGGVEQGKGIKDPAKIQAFMQAVRRSNESM, via the coding sequence ATGCCAGCTGTTCGCAGCAAGATCTGCGGGATTACCCGCATAGAAGATGCGTTGGCAGCAGTGGCGGCGGGGGCCGATGCCATCGGCCTGGTGTTCTATGCCAAGAGCCCGCGGGCGGTGAATGTGCAGCAGGCGCGGGCAATCATCGCCGCCTTGCCGCCGTTCGTGACCAGCGTCGGCCTCTTCGTCAATGCCAGTCGTTGCGAGCTGGGGGAGATTCTCGACGCCGTACCGCTGGACTTGCTGCAGTTTCATGGCGATGAGTCGGCGGCTGATTGCGAGGGCTATCACCGGCCCTATATCAAGGCGTTGCGGGTCAAGGCCGGGGATGACATCGCGGCGGCCTGCCTGGCCTATCCGCGGGCCAGCGGGATTCTGCTGGATACCTATGTCGAAGGCGTGCCGGGTGGAACCGGCGAGGCGTTCGACTGGTCCCTGGTTCCTCAGGGGCTGAGCAAGCCGATCATTCTTGCCGGTGGCCTCACGCCAGATAACGTGGCGGCAGCCATCGCCCGGGTGCGCCCGTATGCGGTGGATGTCAGCGGCGGGGTGGAGCAGGGCAAGGGCATCAAGGACCCGGCAAAGATTCAGGCATTTATGCAGGCAGTGCGTCGCAGCAACGAGTCGATGTGA
- the truA gene encoding tRNA pseudouridine(38-40) synthase TruA, whose translation MAAEGFSRIALGVEYKGSRYRGWQRQASGVPSVQETLEKALSRVADSPVVVSCAGRTDAGVHACGQVVHFDTQAVRSMKAWVMGANINLPHDISVSWAKEMPAHFHARFKAIARRYRYVIYNDQIRPAHLNEEITWNHRPLDIERMAQAAAFLVGTHDFSAFRAGQCQAKSPIKEIHHLRVTRHGKMIVLDIRASAFLHHMVRNIAGVLMTIGAGERPVEWAREVLESRIRRTGGVTAHPFGLYLVQVEYKDEFQLPERYIGPHFLSGFSELDG comes from the coding sequence ATGGCAGCCGAAGGCTTTTCCCGAATCGCCCTGGGTGTGGAATACAAGGGCTCGCGCTACCGCGGCTGGCAGCGTCAGGCCTCCGGTGTGCCCAGTGTCCAGGAAACCCTGGAGAAGGCCCTGTCCCGGGTCGCGGATTCTCCGGTGGTGGTGTCCTGTGCCGGACGCACCGATGCCGGGGTGCATGCCTGCGGACAGGTGGTGCATTTCGATACTCAGGCCGTGCGTTCGATGAAGGCCTGGGTGATGGGGGCCAATATCAATTTGCCCCACGACATCAGCGTCAGCTGGGCCAAGGAGATGCCCGCGCATTTTCACGCACGGTTCAAGGCGATCGCCCGGCGTTACCGTTATGTGATCTACAACGATCAGATCCGTCCAGCCCATCTCAACGAAGAAATCACCTGGAACCACCGGCCGCTGGATATCGAGCGCATGGCCCAGGCTGCCGCGTTCCTGGTGGGCACCCATGATTTCAGCGCGTTCCGGGCCGGGCAGTGCCAGGCCAAGTCGCCGATCAAGGAGATCCATCACCTTCGGGTCACCCGGCACGGCAAGATGATCGTCCTGGATATTCGTGCCAGCGCCTTCCTGCATCACATGGTGCGCAACATCGCCGGGGTGCTGATGACCATCGGTGCCGGCGAGCGGCCGGTGGAGTGGGCGCGAGAAGTGCTGGAAAGCCGGATCCGGCGTACCGGCGGCGTCACCGCCCATCCTTTTGGTCTGTACCTGGTGCAGGTCGAATACAAGGACGAGTTCCAGTTGCCCGAGCGATACATCGGGCCACATTTCCTCAGCGGATTCTCGGAACTTGACGGCTGA
- the purF gene encoding amidophosphoribosyltransferase — protein MCGIVGIVGKSNVNQALYDALTVLQHRGQDAAGIVTSHDGRLFLRKDNGLVRDVFQQRHMQRLVGHMGIGHVRYPTAGSSTSAEAQPFYVNSPYGITLAHNGNLTNVEQLAKEIYESDLRHVNTNSDSEVLLNVFAHELAQRGKLQPTEEDVFAAVTDVHNRCVGGYAVVAMITGYGIVGFRDPHGIRPIVFGQRHTDEGVEYMIASESVSLDVLGFTLIRDLAPGEAVYITEEGKLYTRQCATNPQLTPCIFEHVYLARPDSIIDGVSVYKARLRMGEKLAEKILRERPEHDIDVVIPIPDTSRTAALELANHLGVKFREGFVKNRYIGRTFIMPGQAARKKSVRQKLNAIELEFRGKNVMLVDDSIVRGTTCKQIIQMAREAGAKNVYFCSAAPAVRYPNVYGIDMPSAHELIAHNRSTQDVADLIGADWLIYQDLPDLIEAVGGGKIKIENFDCAVFDGKYVTGDVDEAYLNKIENARNDASKAKTQAVSAIIDLYNN, from the coding sequence ATGTGTGGCATCGTCGGTATCGTCGGTAAGTCGAACGTCAATCAGGCGCTGTATGACGCGCTAACCGTCCTCCAGCACCGCGGCCAGGACGCTGCCGGTATCGTGACCAGCCATGATGGCCGGTTATTCCTGCGCAAGGACAACGGCCTGGTGCGTGATGTGTTCCAGCAGCGGCACATGCAGCGCCTGGTAGGCCATATGGGCATCGGCCATGTCCGCTATCCAACCGCGGGCAGCTCGACCTCGGCCGAGGCTCAGCCGTTCTACGTCAACTCGCCTTACGGCATCACCCTGGCGCACAACGGCAACCTGACCAATGTGGAGCAGTTGGCCAAGGAGATCTACGAGTCCGACCTGCGCCACGTCAACACCAACTCCGACTCTGAAGTGCTGCTCAACGTGTTCGCCCACGAGCTGGCCCAGCGCGGCAAGTTGCAGCCTACCGAGGAAGACGTGTTTGCCGCCGTCACCGACGTGCACAACCGTTGCGTGGGTGGCTACGCGGTGGTGGCCATGATCACCGGCTACGGCATTGTCGGTTTCCGTGACCCCCACGGTATCCGTCCGATCGTCTTCGGCCAGCGTCATACCGACGAAGGCGTGGAATACATGATCGCCTCGGAAAGCGTTTCCCTGGATGTGCTGGGTTTCACCCTGATTCGCGACCTGGCTCCGGGCGAAGCGGTCTACATCACTGAAGAGGGCAAGCTCTACACCCGCCAGTGCGCCACCAACCCGCAACTCACGCCGTGCATCTTCGAACACGTATATCTGGCCCGTCCGGATTCGATCATTGATGGCGTCTCGGTGTACAAGGCGCGCCTGCGCATGGGTGAGAAACTGGCAGAGAAGATCCTGCGCGAGCGTCCTGAGCACGATATCGACGTGGTGATCCCGATTCCGGATACCAGCCGCACTGCGGCGCTGGAGCTGGCGAACCATCTGGGGGTCAAGTTCCGCGAAGGTTTCGTCAAGAACCGTTACATCGGCCGTACCTTCATCATGCCGGGCCAGGCGGCGCGGAAGAAATCCGTACGCCAGAAGCTCAATGCGATCGAACTGGAATTTCGCGGCAAGAACGTGATGCTGGTGGACGACTCCATCGTCCGTGGCACCACTTGCAAGCAGATTATCCAGATGGCCCGTGAAGCGGGCGCGAAGAACGTCTACTTCTGCTCGGCTGCACCGGCCGTGCGTTACCCGAACGTGTATGGCATCGACATGCCGAGCGCCCACGAGTTGATCGCCCACAATCGTTCGACCCAGGACGTGGCAGACCTGATCGGTGCCGACTGGCTGATCTACCAGGACTTGCCGGACCTGATCGAGGCGGTCGGTGGTGGCAAGATCAAGATCGAGAACTTCGACTGCGCGGTGTTCGACGGCAAGTACGTTACCGGCGACGTCGACGAGGCCTACCTGAACAAGATCGAGAACGCTCGTAACGATGCGTCCAAGGCCAAGACCCAGGCGGTCAGCGCCATCATCGATCTGTACAACAACTGA